Proteins from one Ornithobacterium rhinotracheale genomic window:
- the rpsL gene encoding 30S ribosomal protein S12 translates to MPTIQQLVRKGRNKLTKKSKSAALESCPQRRGVCTRVYTTTPKKPNSAMRKVARVRLTNGKEVNAYIGGEGHNLQEHSIVLVRGGRVKDLPGVRYHIVRGALDTAGVNGRLQRRSKYGAKRPKK, encoded by the coding sequence ATGCCAACAATTCAGCAATTAGTAAGAAAAGGTAGAAACAAACTCACTAAGAAGAGTAAATCGGCTGCTTTGGAAAGTTGTCCACAGCGAAGAGGCGTGTGTACTCGTGTGTACACCACTACACCTAAAAAACCAAACTCAGCAATGCGTAAAGTAGCGCGTGTGCGTTTAACAAATGGTAAAGAGGTGAACGCCTACATCGGTGGTGAAGGACATAATTTGCAAGAGCACTCGATAGTATTGGTGAGAGGAGGAAGGGTAAAAGATTTACCAGGTGTGCGTTATCACATCGTACGCGGTGCATTAGATACTGCGGGAGTTAATGGTCGTTTACAAAGAAGAAGTAAGTACGGAGCTAAACGTCCTAAAAAATAA
- a CDS encoding OmpA family protein produces MNNSLIEQTKSELSPVLVDKVSNYVNESRSNTSQAITGVLPLLLSFINEKVQNEVGAQQVFDLAKDIDQSGLFASDSFLRVFEQNKHALLGKGNTCILDLLKGKEEWVFESVAQYANISKEAASGVLAVVFPLIMSVVGKKITGEGVTTQGLVALFSQEKDAFVDAIPSGLHGLAARLGVQSLKFEKSAQPHSVKADVLPKAEPKISPAPVVSNSQRGSNKSWVWLLLIPILVIAGYFIYKEFAAKDENQKPVAPLRSETFGIDKNGVIVDNNVNPVLSVEGDTLNVKNGTLQITPESYILSNGNYVYNANGEAIKVDTTLVIAPKPFIAGVYDEATGNFIYDLGSEVEISLKNGTKLKVGEGSIENKLYKFLSDSNFTVSDDKTQGWMTLDRIYFEKGKSSLTPESKQQLKNLVLILNDYPKAKIKLGGYTDNAGSQEVNQPLSNDRAQTAMKTMIALGLKKDRVSAEGYGAAHFVCATNDTPACMAQNRRVDLRVTEK; encoded by the coding sequence ATGAATAATTCGTTGATTGAACAGACCAAGAGTGAGCTTTCTCCTGTTTTGGTGGATAAAGTAAGCAATTATGTAAACGAAAGTAGAAGCAATACATCTCAAGCAATTACGGGAGTGCTACCTTTATTGTTGTCATTTATTAATGAGAAGGTGCAGAATGAAGTTGGTGCTCAGCAGGTATTTGATTTGGCGAAAGACATTGATCAGTCTGGGCTATTTGCCAGCGACTCTTTTTTGCGTGTTTTTGAACAGAATAAACATGCACTCTTAGGAAAAGGGAATACTTGTATTCTTGATTTGCTTAAAGGAAAGGAGGAGTGGGTTTTTGAGAGTGTTGCGCAGTATGCGAATATAAGCAAGGAAGCAGCTAGTGGAGTGCTGGCAGTTGTGTTCCCTTTGATAATGAGTGTAGTGGGTAAGAAAATCACTGGAGAGGGGGTGACGACGCAAGGGCTAGTGGCATTGTTTTCTCAAGAGAAAGATGCCTTCGTAGATGCTATTCCATCGGGGCTGCACGGGTTGGCTGCTAGATTAGGTGTTCAATCTTTGAAATTTGAAAAATCAGCCCAGCCCCATTCAGTCAAAGCAGACGTGTTGCCAAAAGCTGAGCCTAAAATTTCTCCTGCGCCTGTGGTTTCAAATAGCCAGCGAGGAAGTAATAAAAGCTGGGTTTGGTTGCTTTTAATCCCAATTTTGGTGATTGCAGGATACTTTATATATAAGGAGTTTGCTGCAAAAGATGAGAATCAAAAACCGGTGGCGCCTTTGCGTTCAGAAACCTTTGGAATTGATAAAAATGGTGTAATTGTGGATAATAATGTGAATCCAGTACTTTCTGTTGAAGGGGATACACTTAATGTGAAAAATGGAACTCTACAAATAACGCCAGAAAGCTATATTTTATCTAATGGAAATTATGTTTACAATGCTAATGGTGAGGCAATAAAAGTTGATACGACTTTAGTGATAGCTCCCAAGCCATTTATAGCAGGCGTGTATGACGAGGCAACTGGAAATTTTATTTACGATTTAGGCTCTGAAGTGGAAATTTCTCTTAAAAACGGCACCAAATTAAAAGTAGGAGAGGGAAGTATTGAAAATAAATTATATAAATTTTTGAGTGATAGTAATTTCACTGTTTCTGATGATAAAACGCAAGGGTGGATGACGCTGGATAGAATATACTTTGAAAAAGGAAAATCAAGTCTTACGCCAGAGTCTAAGCAGCAATTGAAAAATTTAGTTTTAATTTTAAACGATTATCCAAAGGCTAAAATTAAATTAGGTGGCTATACCGATAATGCAGGCTCTCAGGAAGTTAATCAGCCATTGTCAAACGATAGAGCGCAAACAGCAATGAAAACAATGATTGCGCTCGGCTTGAAAAAAGATCGTGTTTCGGCAGAAGGTTATGGGGCGGCTCACTTTGTATGCGCAACCAATGACACACCAGCTTGTATGGCTCAAAATAGACGGGTAGATTTGCGCGTGACAGAAAAATAA
- a CDS encoding lysophospholipid acyltransferase family protein: protein MFSKITKNIIFIFALIPTRLLYIFADFLFFIQTYFVRYRRKVVIENLKKSFPTFSDEKIQSIAKKFNRHLCDYAVESIRALKISQRELDTRIEFKNLEVLNQIKAENKNCMLLCGHIFNWEWLIGAVHHLPTEKTYAVYHALSNKEINDIMRQSRERFNTHAIDMNETPRVMMKTPNDGNSTFLFVADQSPHCNLVQYDLEFLNQTTPVFIGFDKLARKLNYGVVYVNISSPKRGHFIFSFERLIPKNDFFEPNEIIHLFYQALENNIKTDPANWLWSHRRWKYKRGIDYWKLPS, encoded by the coding sequence ATGTTTTCGAAAATCACTAAAAATATCATTTTTATATTTGCCCTAATCCCGACAAGGCTTTTGTATATTTTTGCTGATTTTTTATTTTTCATCCAGACTTATTTTGTTCGGTACAGAAGGAAAGTAGTTATTGAAAATCTAAAAAAATCATTTCCTACTTTTTCAGACGAAAAAATTCAATCTATAGCTAAAAAATTCAATCGACATTTGTGCGATTATGCCGTAGAATCTATACGAGCGTTAAAAATTTCTCAAAGAGAACTCGACACGCGCATTGAATTTAAAAATCTTGAAGTTTTAAACCAAATTAAAGCTGAAAATAAAAATTGCATGCTACTCTGCGGGCATATCTTTAATTGGGAATGGCTTATCGGGGCGGTGCATCATCTACCCACAGAGAAAACTTATGCCGTATACCACGCACTCAGCAATAAAGAAATTAACGACATCATGCGACAATCTCGTGAACGATTCAACACACATGCTATTGACATGAATGAAACGCCACGCGTGATGATGAAAACGCCAAATGATGGAAATTCGACATTTTTGTTCGTAGCGGATCAAAGCCCTCATTGCAACTTAGTGCAGTACGACTTAGAATTTCTAAATCAAACCACGCCCGTATTCATTGGATTTGATAAATTAGCCCGAAAATTAAATTACGGTGTTGTGTATGTGAATATTTCTTCTCCCAAGCGAGGACATTTTATTTTTTCGTTTGAAAGATTAATACCCAAAAACGATTTTTTTGAGCCAAATGAAATTATACATTTATTTTACCAAGCCTTAGAAAATAACATAAAAACCGACCCCGCCAATTGGCTTTGGAGTCATCGTCGCTGGAAATATAAAAGAGGAATAGACTATTGGAAACTGCCATCGTAA
- a CDS encoding glycosyltransferase family 2 protein translates to METAIVILNWNGKKWLKAFLPSLLKYSEQADIYVIDNASTDDDVEFLTTNFPSVKIVQNAQNYGFAGGYNEGLKHISADLFCLLNSDVEVSEGWLPPVLYLFNQDETLAAVQPKILDYNQKDQFEYAGAAGGFLDNLGYPFCRGRIFWTLEKDQHQYNDVLPIFWASGACLFIRSEVFWKVGGFDADFFAHMEEIDLCWRLQNLGYKILYCGHSTVYHVGGGTLQKNSPRKTYLNFRNSLFMLIKNLPLYKVFPVIFARLVLDGITAIVFWRYEGFAHLKAIFFAHMDFYKKFGHFWKKRQKTQRKFWAKRLVPFQYFILGKKYMKDLF, encoded by the coding sequence TTGGAAACTGCCATCGTAATACTGAACTGGAACGGAAAAAAGTGGCTAAAAGCCTTTTTGCCATCATTGCTAAAATATAGCGAGCAAGCGGATATTTATGTGATAGACAACGCATCGACTGATGACGATGTGGAATTCTTGACTACCAACTTCCCGAGCGTAAAAATCGTTCAAAATGCTCAAAATTATGGTTTTGCTGGTGGCTACAATGAAGGACTAAAACATATTTCGGCAGATTTATTTTGCTTGCTCAACTCCGATGTCGAAGTTTCCGAAGGCTGGTTGCCTCCCGTGCTGTATTTGTTTAATCAAGATGAAACTTTGGCGGCTGTTCAGCCTAAAATTTTAGATTATAATCAAAAAGACCAATTTGAATATGCAGGCGCAGCTGGTGGATTTTTAGACAACTTAGGCTATCCGTTTTGTCGTGGTAGAATTTTCTGGACATTGGAAAAAGACCAACATCAGTATAACGATGTGCTCCCCATTTTTTGGGCGTCTGGTGCGTGCCTATTTATCCGTAGCGAAGTTTTCTGGAAAGTGGGTGGCTTTGATGCTGATTTCTTTGCACATATGGAAGAGATTGATTTGTGCTGGAGATTGCAAAATTTGGGCTACAAAATTCTGTATTGCGGACATTCTACGGTGTACCATGTGGGCGGTGGCACTTTGCAAAAAAACAGCCCGCGCAAGACTTATTTAAACTTCCGAAATAGCCTTTTTATGCTCATCAAGAATTTACCTTTATATAAAGTGTTTCCCGTGATTTTTGCTCGTTTAGTTTTAGACGGAATCACGGCAATTGTCTTTTGGCGATACGAAGGATTTGCTCATTTAAAAGCCATCTTTTTTGCGCATATGGATTTTTATAAGAAGTTTGGACATTTCTGGAAGAAAAGACAAAAAACTCAACGAAAGTTTTGGGCAAAACGCTTGGTGCCTTTTCAATATTTTATTTTAGGCAAAAAATATATGAAGGATTTATTTTAG
- a CDS encoding DUF2723 domain-containing protein, with the protein MNFKKLNNLVGWLMFAIAAIVYLSSMERELSFWDCGEYIVSSSKLGVTHAPGAATFQLLGAVWSGLAFGDGNLYAILINALSALSSAFTILFLFWTITHFARRIMVKIGEDRAEEGKTHELSQTDIWVIMLAGVVGSLAFTFSDSFWFSAVEGEVYAMASMFTALLLWLACKWENAAGEPRENRWLVLISLLIGLSTGVHLMAILTVPAICYLYYFRHYKFTWKSFIIANVVTLAVFVFVFKVIFSYTMAFYGNLEVFMVNSLNMPFNSGTVAATIVLAAVFGGALYYTKQKNWVTANTAVLSILFMLIGFTSWLVIPIRANANPHMNLNDPDDAIGLLDYYNREQYGDWPVFVGPLYTAHQDPNGVKRNADGTYKMVDKGPIYKRNRAKGIYEVVGRRQDYVYNDDQIGWFARMYNPQSKANYEALMGPAEQTKSYDPTTGKQVTHFKRPSFWQNVQFFLNYQIGYMYLRYLGWNFVGKQNDYQGNMEVTKGNTITGINFIDNILVGGSQENLPTRFKDNKARNVYFAIPLILGLIGFVFQFYKDWGRNFALISLFLLTGVGILLYTNVKPFEPRERDYAVVTSFYVFAAWIGMSVLAIYTLLKQKTNAKNALLVSGLTLVAPLLMGFENWDDHTRADRRAAHDLAYNYLVNLDPNSILFVYGDNDTYPLWGLQETAMFRTDVKIANYTLLGSPWNISQAQRRTYDAMPLPSQMTESDYRQGENEGIIIIDDDLFKQLHDYASQNSPEFLGALNQIKSYNENGMTAKESMNWILNKDNNTKNYLVEVLKQLFRGGVDNVLPTNKIIIPVDKNAVLKNKIVAPYQAEQIVPNVVVTLPNRQIGFKSELLMLDIMANYKWDRSIYFSSGGLFDPANIFYLGDYLEYEGFSYKFVPIKTPKGSNGEVGTIDANQMYNDILKYEWSNFNDTSAYFDETCRQNILSYRNAVLRTGEALVKLSENEKAKKLIALMQEKIPYTEFSDGISLYGFIPLYYRLGEDQKAKALSDFLQKQNQEEMAYYNSLSPYEKASIHNDYQRLIGEEQYATANMIDYNLTYKKDTAAAKKVFEQYYTPLENRLNKLAEKAKQVGLENMSEEDVQNLTTDLSLQRSMLGLAVEIDSTYAKQKFREMTQMMNTIDPREN; encoded by the coding sequence ATGAATTTCAAAAAATTGAACAATTTGGTCGGCTGGCTGATGTTTGCCATTGCTGCCATCGTTTATTTGAGTTCCATGGAGCGCGAATTGAGTTTTTGGGACTGTGGGGAATACATCGTTTCTTCGTCTAAATTGGGCGTAACGCATGCTCCAGGCGCGGCAACTTTTCAGCTATTGGGGGCAGTGTGGTCTGGCTTAGCCTTTGGCGACGGAAATCTTTACGCTATTTTAATTAACGCACTTTCGGCTCTGAGTAGTGCTTTTACGATATTATTCCTTTTTTGGACGATTACGCATTTTGCGCGTAGAATTATGGTGAAAATCGGCGAAGATAGAGCCGAAGAAGGCAAAACTCATGAATTAAGCCAAACCGATATTTGGGTGATTATGCTCGCTGGTGTGGTAGGCTCTTTGGCGTTCACTTTTTCGGATTCGTTCTGGTTTTCTGCCGTGGAGGGCGAAGTGTACGCTATGGCTTCCATGTTCACTGCCCTACTCTTGTGGCTGGCTTGCAAATGGGAAAATGCTGCGGGTGAACCAAGAGAAAACCGTTGGCTCGTTTTAATTTCACTATTAATTGGATTATCCACAGGGGTGCACTTGATGGCGATTTTAACCGTGCCTGCGATTTGCTACCTTTATTATTTTAGACATTACAAATTCACTTGGAAATCATTTATCATTGCCAATGTTGTGACTTTGGCGGTGTTTGTCTTTGTGTTCAAAGTGATTTTCTCCTACACCATGGCTTTCTACGGAAACTTAGAAGTATTTATGGTGAATTCTTTAAATATGCCTTTCAATTCGGGAACAGTAGCCGCAACCATTGTTCTTGCGGCCGTTTTTGGGGGCGCACTATATTATACCAAACAAAAAAATTGGGTAACCGCCAATACTGCGGTGCTTTCGATTTTATTTATGCTAATTGGTTTTACGAGCTGGCTTGTGATTCCGATTCGTGCCAATGCCAATCCGCATATGAACTTAAACGACCCTGATGATGCGATTGGGCTTTTGGATTATTACAATCGTGAACAATACGGCGATTGGCCTGTTTTTGTAGGTCCTTTATACACAGCACACCAAGACCCAAATGGCGTAAAAAGAAACGCAGACGGCACTTATAAAATGGTGGACAAAGGTCCTATCTATAAAAGAAACAGAGCCAAAGGCATTTACGAAGTGGTAGGACGCAGACAAGATTATGTGTATAACGATGACCAAATCGGTTGGTTTGCGCGTATGTACAATCCGCAATCCAAAGCTAATTACGAGGCACTCATGGGACCTGCCGAACAAACTAAATCTTATGACCCTACTACGGGTAAACAAGTTACTCATTTTAAACGCCCAAGTTTCTGGCAGAATGTTCAGTTTTTCTTGAACTACCAAATCGGATATATGTATTTAAGATATCTCGGCTGGAACTTTGTAGGAAAACAAAACGACTACCAAGGAAACATGGAAGTTACCAAAGGAAACACCATCACGGGGATTAATTTCATCGATAATATTTTGGTCGGTGGTTCACAGGAAAATTTACCTACTAGATTTAAAGATAACAAAGCACGAAATGTATATTTTGCGATTCCGTTGATTTTAGGATTAATCGGATTTGTATTCCAATTTTATAAAGATTGGGGGCGAAACTTTGCACTGATTTCCCTTTTCTTATTAACGGGTGTGGGAATTCTGCTTTACACCAATGTAAAACCCTTTGAACCAAGAGAGCGCGACTATGCCGTGGTAACTTCGTTCTATGTCTTTGCCGCTTGGATTGGAATGAGTGTTTTAGCCATTTATACTTTATTAAAACAAAAAACAAATGCCAAAAATGCACTTTTAGTAAGTGGTTTAACACTTGTAGCGCCATTGCTTATGGGCTTTGAAAACTGGGACGACCACACGCGTGCCGATCGTCGTGCTGCGCATGATTTAGCCTACAATTATTTAGTAAATTTAGACCCAAATTCCATTTTATTTGTTTACGGGGACAATGATACTTATCCGCTTTGGGGCTTGCAGGAAACCGCGATGTTCCGTACGGATGTGAAAATTGCGAACTACACCTTATTAGGTTCGCCATGGAACATTTCGCAAGCGCAACGCCGCACTTATGATGCCATGCCATTACCATCTCAAATGACCGAATCAGACTACAGACAAGGAGAAAACGAGGGTATTATCATAATTGATGATGACTTATTTAAGCAATTGCATGATTATGCTTCGCAAAATTCTCCTGAATTTTTAGGAGCTTTAAACCAAATTAAAAGCTACAACGAGAATGGAATGACTGCTAAAGAGTCCATGAATTGGATTTTGAATAAAGATAATAATACCAAAAATTATTTAGTAGAAGTTTTAAAACAATTGTTCCGTGGTGGGGTAGATAATGTTTTACCTACCAATAAAATCATTATCCCAGTAGATAAAAATGCGGTACTTAAAAATAAAATTGTAGCCCCTTACCAAGCAGAACAAATTGTTCCGAATGTCGTGGTAACTCTACCTAACAGACAAATCGGATTCAAGAGTGAATTGTTAATGCTAGACATTATGGCAAACTATAAATGGGACAGAAGCATTTACTTCTCCAGTGGAGGATTGTTCGACCCTGCCAACATTTTCTATTTGGGCGATTATTTAGAATACGAAGGGTTTTCTTACAAATTTGTACCCATCAAAACACCAAAAGGCTCTAATGGCGAAGTGGGTACCATCGACGCCAATCAAATGTACAATGACATTTTGAAATACGAATGGTCAAACTTCAACGATACAAGTGCGTATTTTGACGAAACTTGTCGCCAAAACATCCTTTCGTACCGAAATGCCGTTTTAAGAACTGGGGAAGCACTGGTAAAATTAAGCGAAAATGAAAAAGCCAAAAAACTCATCGCTTTGATGCAAGAAAAAATCCCATATACTGAATTTTCAGACGGCATTTCGTTATACGGATTCATTCCATTGTATTACCGATTAGGCGAAGACCAAAAGGCTAAAGCGCTTTCCGATTTTCTACAAAAACAGAATCAGGAAGAAATGGCTTATTACAACTCGCTTTCACCATACGAAAAAGCAAGTATTCATAATGATTATCAGCGATTGATTGGCGAAGAGCAATATGCAACCGCCAACATGATTGATTATAATTTAACTTATAAAAAAGATACTGCTGCGGCTAAAAAAGTGTTTGAGCAATATTATACGCCACTTGAAAACCGCCTGAATAAATTAGCCGAAAAAGCTAAACAAGTAGGGCTTGAAAATATGAGCGAAGAAGATGTACAAAACCTCACAACCGACTTGTCTTTGCAACGCAGTATGCTTGGTCTTGCGGTAGAAATCGATAGTACTTATGCAAAACAGAAGTTCAGAGAAATGACCCAAATGATGAATACCATCGACCCGAGAGAAAATTAA
- the lpxB gene encoding lipid-A-disaccharide synthase, with protein MKYYIIAGEASGDLHAANLIKEIKKRDPNAEFRVWGGDLMQAQGATLVKHYRDLAFMGFVEVVMNLKTILKNIKFCKEDIKSWQPDELILVDYPGFNLKIAPFAKKLGIKVVYYISPQVWAWKSSRVHAIKKYVDKMLVILPFEKDFYQKYDFSVDFVGHPLLDAIAQREVSDEQSFRQKWGLDDRKIIALLPGSRKQEIKTKLPIMLSVVKDFPEYQFVVAGAPSQERALYEPYLTENVKWVENQTYALLQHSYAALVTSGTATLETALLGVPEVVCYKGSRISYEIGKRLVKNIEYISLVNLIMNREVVKELIQQELNYKNLKTELTKILSGASREKMLKDYQKLREVLGGAGASARAAEIIVDEK; from the coding sequence ATGAAATACTACATCATCGCGGGGGAGGCTTCAGGCGATTTGCACGCGGCTAATCTCATCAAAGAAATTAAAAAAAGAGATCCCAATGCGGAATTTAGAGTGTGGGGTGGCGATTTGATGCAAGCGCAAGGCGCCACGCTTGTAAAGCACTATCGTGATTTGGCTTTTATGGGATTTGTGGAGGTGGTGATGAACTTAAAAACCATTTTAAAGAACATTAAATTCTGTAAAGAAGACATCAAATCTTGGCAACCCGATGAATTGATTTTGGTGGATTACCCTGGGTTCAATCTTAAAATTGCTCCTTTTGCTAAAAAGCTTGGAATCAAGGTAGTGTATTACATTTCGCCACAAGTTTGGGCATGGAAATCAAGCCGAGTACATGCGATAAAAAAGTATGTAGACAAGATGCTTGTGATTTTGCCTTTTGAAAAAGATTTTTATCAAAAATATGATTTTTCGGTAGATTTTGTGGGGCATCCGTTACTCGATGCGATTGCGCAGCGCGAAGTGAGCGATGAGCAAAGCTTTAGACAAAAATGGGGACTCGATGACCGAAAAATCATCGCTTTGTTGCCAGGCAGTAGAAAACAAGAAATCAAAACCAAGTTACCGATTATGCTCTCGGTGGTGAAGGATTTCCCTGAATATCAATTCGTAGTAGCAGGAGCACCGTCGCAAGAGCGTGCGTTGTATGAGCCTTATCTCACCGAAAATGTGAAATGGGTGGAAAATCAAACTTATGCTTTGTTGCAACATTCTTATGCAGCACTTGTAACCTCGGGGACGGCAACGCTCGAAACAGCTTTGCTTGGCGTGCCAGAGGTGGTGTGCTACAAGGGCAGCAGGATTTCGTATGAAATTGGGAAGCGATTGGTTAAAAATATAGAATACATTTCATTGGTCAATTTAATAATGAATCGCGAAGTGGTAAAAGAGTTGATTCAGCAAGAATTAAATTATAAAAATTTAAAAACAGAATTAACTAAAATTCTAAGCGGCGCCTCAAGAGAAAAGATGCTAAAAGATTACCAAAAACTGAGAGAAGTTTTGGGAGGAGCAGGGGCATCGGCAAGGGCAGCAGAAATTATTGTTGATGAAAAATGA
- a CDS encoding fibronectin type III domain-containing protein produces the protein MKILRFFLFLLLSFQVVNAQENLLPNGDFEQGLDNWYSNKFELNNSGGRGGGKYLSTEYLRFYDYPNVTTKKLKIEDVAGQKIIISFWVSTNTPLDKISVRIGATKDDGNEEYNMEGTSYNTINGFTVEEEDEGWKKLVKELLIPENIAYLNSFKVQIQQSFIKLDDIQISYKEQKATAPKDFKAEEVSQRSANLTWKAQKGKEYVLELNGESFELSEGVNSYKLSNLVPGEQYHAKIWTKDAPELVSEIDFATDAVQIQKEYGRAFPYLENVKNNRVPQNFNYNILDLEGPQISKVKVFFNNVEAQIDEQGNVTLPSFVEGDMKIVVTQTNEKETIINYYNVMIEK, from the coding sequence ATGAAAATTTTAAGATTTTTCTTATTTCTACTTTTAAGCTTTCAAGTAGTCAATGCACAAGAAAACTTGTTGCCCAACGGCGATTTTGAGCAAGGGCTAGATAATTGGTATTCAAATAAATTTGAACTAAATAATAGCGGTGGTAGAGGTGGCGGAAAGTATTTAAGTACCGAATATTTAAGATTTTATGATTACCCCAACGTCACTACCAAAAAGCTTAAAATAGAAGATGTTGCAGGGCAGAAAATAATCATTAGTTTTTGGGTGTCTACAAACACTCCTCTTGATAAAATTTCAGTTAGAATCGGAGCTACCAAAGACGATGGTAATGAGGAATATAATATGGAGGGGACAAGCTATAATACAATCAATGGTTTTACTGTAGAGGAAGAAGACGAGGGGTGGAAAAAACTAGTCAAAGAGTTGTTAATCCCTGAAAATATTGCCTATTTAAACTCTTTTAAAGTTCAGATACAGCAATCATTTATAAAATTAGACGATATTCAGATTTCCTACAAAGAACAAAAGGCAACCGCCCCAAAGGATTTCAAAGCGGAAGAAGTATCACAGCGTAGTGCAAATCTCACTTGGAAGGCGCAAAAGGGGAAAGAGTATGTACTTGAATTAAATGGAGAATCTTTTGAACTTTCAGAAGGTGTAAATTCTTATAAATTAAGTAATTTGGTGCCGGGAGAGCAATATCATGCAAAAATATGGACTAAAGATGCTCCAGAGCTAGTATCAGAAATTGATTTTGCTACCGATGCAGTTCAAATACAAAAGGAATATGGCAGAGCGTTCCCTTACTTAGAAAATGTAAAAAACAATCGAGTGCCACAAAACTTTAATTATAATATTTTAGATTTAGAAGGCCCTCAGATAAGTAAGGTTAAAGTCTTCTTTAATAATGTAGAGGCGCAAATCGATGAGCAAGGAAATGTAACTTTGCCAAGTTTTGTAGAGGGCGATATGAAAATTGTTGTAACACAAACTAATGAAAAAGAAACCATAATTAATTACTATAATGTAATGATTGAAAAATAA
- a CDS encoding DUF4856 domain-containing protein yields MIKKTIVALSILAGALMVSSCGGGSGSGSETIVKEDENKDKVDLSKDYAKLFPTNALSEGRRVIDNLLSLNDLVDRTAFSNQKEFNEKYELATNSPFGNISAKSMTASSSDLFKMNPNLQQKVQAKFNESVSQLIELNGHKWDTAGEGKAGKVGSEIGKDTRFVNGKGIEVSELVEKQIMGVILLDQILNEHLGDKIMKNSTLKSKNTNREKIAGKRYTELEYHWDMAYALLGKDNRNGSPVFIANYMVNEFQGAEFMKDVDKRVLTAFKKGRKALATADYSEVETQIGVIRESLSKLFATRCVHYLKQSKPNLGGDITSGEYQKAFHELSEAYGFLYAFIATRKADGSFYINDYKIIESLATDMMGASGLWDKNNLIGVEGNGALNRVAKKIGNIFGFDSDLVL; encoded by the coding sequence ATGATAAAGAAAACAATTGTAGCCCTTAGTATTTTAGCTGGAGCATTGATGGTGTCATCTTGTGGAGGTGGTTCAGGTAGTGGTTCGGAAACTATTGTAAAAGAAGATGAAAACAAAGATAAAGTAGATTTAAGCAAAGACTATGCTAAATTATTCCCAACCAATGCTTTAAGCGAGGGGAGGCGTGTGATTGATAATTTACTTAGCTTAAATGATTTAGTAGATAGAACAGCATTTTCAAATCAAAAAGAGTTTAATGAAAAATATGAGTTAGCTACAAATTCCCCTTTTGGAAACATTTCAGCCAAATCAATGACTGCATCCTCTTCAGATTTATTTAAAATGAATCCGAATTTGCAACAAAAAGTTCAAGCGAAATTTAATGAAAGCGTGTCGCAATTAATTGAGCTTAATGGTCATAAATGGGATACCGCAGGTGAAGGAAAAGCTGGAAAAGTGGGTTCAGAGATAGGGAAAGATACCCGCTTTGTAAATGGAAAAGGAATTGAAGTCTCAGAATTAGTAGAAAAACAAATTATGGGCGTAATTCTTTTAGACCAAATCCTCAATGAACATTTGGGAGATAAAATAATGAAGAATTCAACTTTGAAAAGCAAAAATACAAATCGTGAGAAAATCGCAGGAAAACGATATACTGAGCTAGAATACCATTGGGATATGGCATATGCTTTATTAGGAAAAGATAACCGCAATGGTAGCCCCGTATTTATTGCCAATTATATGGTAAATGAATTTCAAGGAGCAGAATTTATGAAAGATGTAGACAAGCGAGTGCTTACTGCGTTTAAAAAAGGTAGAAAAGCACTCGCTACGGCAGACTATAGCGAGGTGGAAACTCAAATAGGGGTAATTAGAGAAAGTTTATCTAAATTATTTGCCACTCGTTGCGTTCATTATTTAAAACAATCAAAGCCGAATTTAGGCGGAGACATTACTAGCGGAGAGTACCAAAAGGCTTTCCATGAGCTATCCGAGGCCTATGGCTTTTTGTATGCATTCATCGCTACACGTAAAGCGGATGGCTCTTTTTATATCAATGATTATAAAATAATAGAGTCTCTTGCTACAGATATGATGGGAGCTTCGGGGCTGTGGGATAAAAATAACTTGATTGGCGTTGAAGGCAACGGAGCATTGAACCGAGTGGCTAAAAAGATAGGTAATATCTTTGGCTTTGATTCAGATTTAGTATTATAA